A genome region from Bradyrhizobium commune includes the following:
- the oxlT gene encoding oxalate/formate MFS antiporter: MMSSTDGAVTAAPLRTGFRWLQLAMGIVCMAMIANLQYGWTLFVDPIDAKYHWGRAAIQLAFTIFVVTETWLVPVEAWFVDKYGPRIVIMFGGVMIALSWILNSYADSLPLLYTAAVVGGMGAGAVYGTCVGNALKWFPDRRGLAAGATAAGFGAGAALTVVPIATMIASSGYQHAFLTFGIGQGLIVFVLAFFIQPPRISIPPKKKQLNLPQTKIDFTPPQVLRSPIFWVMYLVFVMVASGGLMTAAQIAPIAHDFKIADTPVTLAGFQMAALTFAISLDRIFDGFGRPFFGFVSDNIGRENTMFIAFGTAALMLLTLSAYGHIPIVFVLATAVYFGVFGEIYSLFPATCGDTFGSKYATTNNGMLYTAKGTASLLVPLASVISIAYGWKAVFVVAVALNATAALMALFVIKPLRRSFILGKEAESASTATANAKTTAKTETA, translated from the coding sequence ATGATGTCCAGCACGGACGGCGCGGTGACCGCTGCGCCCTTACGAACCGGTTTCCGTTGGCTCCAGCTCGCAATGGGCATCGTCTGCATGGCGATGATCGCAAACCTGCAATATGGCTGGACGCTGTTCGTCGATCCGATCGACGCCAAGTACCATTGGGGTCGCGCCGCGATCCAGCTTGCTTTCACCATCTTCGTCGTCACCGAGACCTGGCTGGTGCCGGTCGAAGCCTGGTTCGTCGACAAGTACGGCCCACGCATCGTCATCATGTTCGGCGGCGTGATGATCGCGCTGTCCTGGATTCTGAACTCCTACGCCGATAGCCTTCCCCTGCTTTACACGGCGGCCGTCGTCGGCGGCATGGGCGCGGGCGCCGTGTACGGCACCTGCGTCGGCAATGCGCTGAAATGGTTTCCCGATCGCCGCGGCCTCGCCGCCGGCGCGACCGCCGCAGGCTTCGGCGCAGGTGCCGCGCTCACCGTGGTGCCGATCGCGACCATGATCGCCTCGAGCGGCTATCAGCACGCGTTCCTCACTTTCGGCATCGGCCAGGGCCTGATCGTTTTCGTGCTCGCTTTCTTCATCCAGCCGCCGCGGATCTCGATCCCGCCGAAGAAGAAGCAGCTCAATCTGCCGCAGACCAAGATCGACTTCACCCCGCCACAGGTGCTGCGCAGCCCGATTTTCTGGGTGATGTATCTCGTCTTCGTGATGGTCGCCTCCGGCGGCTTGATGACCGCCGCGCAGATCGCGCCGATCGCGCACGACTTCAAGATCGCCGACACGCCGGTGACGCTCGCGGGCTTCCAGATGGCGGCGCTGACGTTTGCGATCTCGCTCGACCGCATCTTCGACGGCTTCGGACGTCCGTTCTTCGGTTTTGTCTCCGACAATATCGGTCGCGAGAACACCATGTTCATCGCCTTCGGTACCGCAGCGCTGATGCTGCTGACGTTGTCGGCCTATGGGCACATCCCGATCGTGTTCGTGCTTGCGACCGCGGTTTACTTCGGCGTGTTCGGCGAGATCTACTCGCTGTTCCCCGCCACCTGCGGCGACACCTTCGGCTCGAAATATGCCACCACCAATAACGGCATGCTCTACACCGCGAAGGGCACAGCGTCCCTGCTCGTCCCGCTCGCGAGTGTGATTTCGATCGCCTATGGCTGGAAGGCCGTGTTCGTGGTGGCAGTGGCGTTGAACGCGACCGCTGCGCTGATGGCGCTGTTCGTGATCAAGCCGCTGCGCCGCTCCTTCATCCTCGGCAAGGAAGCCGAGAGCGCCAGCACCGCGACGGCCAACGCCAAGACCACTGCCAAGACAGAGACGGCGTAA
- a CDS encoding CBS domain-containing protein: protein MLVGDILRKKTPRVVTVRMNETVGIAAKLMRTNNISALVVKDVVRSEGNTAVGMFTERDVVRAVAEHGANGVNVKVAQLVSVQQLVSCTSSDTIEQVRHLMNVNHIRHLPVIDNYSLVSVISMRDIAAAVDEAINGSPQAAA, encoded by the coding sequence ATGCTGGTCGGAGACATTCTGCGCAAGAAGACGCCGCGCGTTGTCACGGTGCGAATGAACGAAACAGTGGGTATCGCCGCCAAGCTGATGCGCACCAACAACATCAGCGCCCTGGTGGTGAAGGACGTGGTCCGCTCCGAAGGCAACACCGCAGTCGGCATGTTCACCGAGCGCGACGTGGTGCGCGCCGTTGCCGAGCACGGCGCCAATGGTGTGAACGTCAAGGTCGCGCAGCTCGTCTCCGTGCAGCAGCTCGTCTCCTGCACCTCGAGCGACACGATCGAGCAGGTCCGGCACCTCATGAACGTGAATCATATCCGGCACCTGCCGGTGATCGACAACTACAGCCTCGTCTCCGTCATCAGCATGCGCGACATCGCTGCTGCCGTCGACGAAGCGATCAACGGCTCGCCGCAAGCAGCAGCCTAA
- a CDS encoding 2-dehydropantoate 2-reductase, which yields MKICIYGAGAIGGYLGVQLARAGADVSLVARGAHLAAMREQGLTLLAGEDKHTVYPRCTDNAAELGVQDYVIVTLKAHSITGVIEKMQPLLGPRTRIVTAVNGIPYWYFHKHGGDYENSTLESIDPGGRQWRELGAERAIGCIVYPATEIEAPGVIRHVYGNNFPLGEPSGEITSDVQRLADLFVAAGLKAPVLDRIRDEIWLKLWGNVCFNPISALTHATLDVICTDPATRALSRAIMVETQGIAETFGVKFRVDVERRIEGARKVGAHKTSMLQDLERGRPMEIDPLVTVVQEMGRLTGIPTPALDSVLAMVTQRARIAGLYDGVSAPSDPRALAVA from the coding sequence ATGAAGATCTGCATCTACGGCGCCGGCGCGATCGGCGGATATCTTGGAGTGCAGCTTGCGCGCGCTGGCGCCGATGTCAGCCTGGTCGCCCGCGGTGCGCACCTTGCCGCGATGCGCGAACAGGGGCTGACGCTGCTCGCGGGCGAGGACAAGCACACCGTCTATCCGCGCTGCACCGACAATGCCGCCGAGCTCGGCGTGCAGGACTACGTCATCGTGACGCTGAAGGCGCATTCGATCACCGGCGTGATCGAGAAGATGCAACCGCTGCTCGGGCCCCGCACCCGCATCGTCACCGCGGTCAACGGCATCCCCTATTGGTACTTCCACAAGCACGGCGGCGATTACGAGAACTCGACGCTGGAGAGCATTGATCCCGGCGGACGGCAATGGCGCGAGCTTGGGGCCGAGCGCGCCATCGGCTGCATCGTCTATCCCGCGACCGAGATCGAGGCGCCCGGCGTGATCCGCCACGTCTACGGCAATAATTTTCCGCTGGGTGAGCCCTCGGGCGAGATCACGAGCGACGTGCAGCGCCTCGCCGATCTCTTCGTCGCCGCCGGGCTGAAAGCGCCGGTGCTCGACCGCATCCGCGACGAGATCTGGCTCAAGCTCTGGGGCAATGTCTGCTTCAACCCGATCAGCGCGCTGACGCATGCGACGCTCGACGTGATCTGCACCGATCCGGCCACGCGCGCGCTGTCGCGTGCGATCATGGTGGAGACGCAAGGCATTGCCGAGACCTTTGGCGTCAAATTCCGCGTCGACGTCGAGCGGCGCATCGAGGGCGCCCGCAAGGTCGGCGCGCACAAGACCTCGATGCTCCAGGATCTCGAGCGCGGCCGCCCAATGGAGATCGACCCGCTCGTCACCGTGGTGCAGGAGATGGGCCGGCTGACCGGAATCCCGACGCCGGCGCTCGACTCGGTGCTGGCGATGGTGACCCAGCGTGCCCGTATCGCCGGCCTCTATGACGGCGTCTCGGCGCCATCCGATCCCCGTGCACTGGCGGTGGCGTGA
- a CDS encoding fumarylacetoacetate hydrolase family protein, which translates to MADDLTKWLRFRYAGTTGFGTLTPDGISVHDGEMFGRNAPNGKILALSEVELLAPCAPSKIVALWNNFRALAAKLNQPEPPEPLYLLKATTSITTPGAVIRRPSYYDGKTTYEGELGIVIGKTCARVSPAEAGGFIFGYTCVNDITANDILTGDPTFPQWARAKGIDDYGPFGPVIATGLDPAELTVRTILNGAERQNYPIADMIFPAEVLVSRISHDMTLLPGDLIAVGTSVGVGVMKEPVNTVTVAIDGIGELTNEFRL; encoded by the coding sequence ATGGCGGACGACCTGACGAAGTGGCTGCGCTTCCGTTACGCCGGCACGACCGGCTTCGGCACGCTGACGCCTGACGGCATCAGCGTGCATGACGGCGAGATGTTTGGCCGCAATGCGCCAAACGGCAAGATTCTGGCGCTGTCGGAGGTCGAGCTGCTCGCGCCTTGCGCACCCAGCAAGATCGTCGCGCTCTGGAATAATTTTCGCGCGCTCGCCGCCAAGCTGAACCAGCCCGAGCCACCGGAGCCGCTCTATCTCCTGAAGGCCACCACCAGCATCACGACGCCCGGCGCCGTGATCCGCCGCCCATCTTATTATGACGGCAAGACAACCTATGAGGGCGAGCTCGGCATCGTCATCGGCAAGACCTGCGCGCGCGTGTCGCCTGCGGAAGCCGGCGGCTTCATCTTCGGCTACACCTGCGTCAACGACATCACCGCCAACGATATCCTGACCGGCGACCCCACCTTCCCGCAATGGGCCCGCGCCAAGGGCATCGACGATTACGGCCCGTTCGGCCCGGTGATCGCGACCGGCCTCGATCCGGCCGAGCTTACTGTCCGTACCATCCTCAACGGCGCCGAACGGCAGAACTACCCGATCGCCGACATGATCTTCCCGGCCGAGGTGCTGGTCAGCAGGATCTCCCACGACATGACCCTGCTCCCGGGCGACCTCATCGCGGTCGGCACCTCGGTCGGGGTCGGCGTCATGAAAGAGCCGGTCAACACGGTGACTGTCGCGATCGACGGCATCGGCGAGCTGACCAACGAGTTTCGGCTGTAA